A region of the Vicinamibacterales bacterium genome:
ACAACCCGACCGGCGCCACCTATCCCGACAGCGTGCGGCGCGGGCTCATCGAGATCGCCGACGCCCACAACCTGCCGCTGCTCGCCGACGAAGTCTACGGCGACCTCGCCTACGACGGACCGGTGCCGCCCATGGCGAGTCTCTATCCGGACGCGCCGATCGTGTCGTTCTCGTCGCTGTCGAAGGCGTATCTGGCGCCGGGATGGCGTGCCGGGTGGATGGCGGTCGGGCGCACCGAACGCCTCGACGATCTGCTCGCCGCGGTGAAGAAGCTCGCCGACGGACGCCTGTGCTCGACCGGGCCGATGGAGCACGCCATTCCGGCGGCGCTCAACGGCGATCGCTCCCACGAAGCCACGTTCCGCGCCGCCCTGCGCGAGCGGGCGGAGCTGACCGTCGCGCGGCTGAACGCGATCGACGGAATCAGCACGGTCCCCCCGAGCGCCGCGTTCTACGCGATGCCGCGCGTCGCGCTGCCTGAGGGGGCCACCGACGAACAATACGTCCTCGGGCTGCTGCGCGCCACGGGCGTGCTGTGCGTCTACGGCTCCGGCTTCGGCACGCGTCCCGAAGACGGCTTCTTCCGCGTCGTGTTCCTCGCCAGTCCGCCGGAGCTGGCGGAGATCTACGATCTCGTCGCCGGCTTCACTCGCGACTTTCTCGCCCGCGGCGGCTCGACCCGGGTGTGACTACGCGCTCCGTCGACGAGGCTCGCGCGCTCATCCGCTACGCGATCCTGATGACGGCGCTCGCCGGCATCGTCCTGTGGTGCGCCTACATCGTCCGCGACGTGCTGCTCATCGTCTACGTCAGCATCGTGCTGGCGATCGGCTTCAGCCCGATCGTGCGGATCATCGAACGGCAGCGGATCAGCGTCACCAAGCGCTTTCCCCGGTGGCTCGCGATTCTGGTGCTCTATCTCGCCATCCTGGGCACGATCGCGCTGGTGGTGATGCTGGTGTTTCCGCCGCTCGTGCGGCAGGCGCAGGCGCTGTGGGAGAAGCTCCCGGAGATGTTCGAACGCGCGCAGCAGTTCCTCATCAGCAAGGGCTGGCTGAAGGAGCACCTGACGATGCGCGAGGCGGTGGAGCGGGCGCCGGGCGGCGGCGGCGACGCGGTGGGCCAGGTCGCGCGCACCGCCGCGAGCCTGGCGGGCGGAATCTTCGGCGTCTTCACGATCCTGATTCTGACCTTCTACATGCTGGTCGACTCGTGGGCGCTGCGGGAGTCCGCGCTGCGGCTGCTGCCGAAGAAGCATCGCGCCCGCGCCGATGCGGCGAGCCGCGTGGTGATGGTCAAGGTGAGCGCCTGGCTGGGCGGACAGCTGCTGCTGGCGGGAACGATCGGCGCAACCTCCGCGATCGGGCTGTGGGCGCTCGGCATTCCCTTCTTCTACGTGCTCGCGCTCATCTCGGCGGTCGGCGAGATGATTCCGATCGTCGGGCCGTTCCTCGCCGCCATTCCGGCGATCGCGGTGGCCTCCACGGTCTCGCTGCAGAAGGTGATCGTCGTCATCGTCTTCTTCGTCGTGCAGCAGCAGCTCGAGAATCACATCCTGGTGCCGAAGATCATGTCGCGGCAGGTGGGCGTGAGTCCGGTGACGGTGATCGTGTCGCTGCTGATCGGCGGAAGTCTGCTCGGGGTGGTCGGCGCGCTGCTCGCGGTGCCGACCGCCGCGATCCTGCAGGTCATCGCCGCGGAAGTGCTGTCCGACGAGGAACTGGTCTCAGAGAAATAGAATCGCGATCCAGGGCAGGACCGCGACGGCGACGTAGAAGGCCGACAGCGCCGCCAGGATCCGGTGCACGGCGGTCAGGTGCAGCGCGATCCCGAAGGCGCCCGCCGTCATCTTCGCCGCCGCCAGCGCCGGCCCCTCGCCGATCGAGGTCATCAGCCACGCCAGCAGCGGGTTCCCCTCGATGCCGACGCCGTAGAGACTTACACCTACGTAAGTGAACACGCCGTCACACGCCTGGGCGACGAGGAAGACGACGACCACAATGTCGGCAAACCGGGCGGTGGGGAGCCGCATGGAGGGCGGTGGTATCAACCCGGATGCCAGCCGCGGCTTTATACTGGCTGGCTTATGCGCACCGATCCGCTGGCCTACCTGGGGAGAGAGCTGGACGCCCTCCGAGAGCAGAAGCTCTTCAGACAGTTACGGATACTCGACGGCGAACAGAAGGCTCACACCTCGGTCGACCACCGCTCGGTAGTCAACCTCTCGTCGAACAATTATCTCGGTCTCACGACACATCCCAGGCTGCGGCAGAAGGCCCTCGAGGCGGTCGAGAAGTATGGCGTGGGCACGGGATCCGTCAGGACCATCGCCGGAACCATGGAAATTCACATGGAGCTCGAACGGCGGCTGGCGGAGTTCAAGAAGGTCGAAAAGGTGGTGGTCTTCCAGAGCGGCTTCGCGGCGAACGCCGGGACCGTCTCCGCCATCCTCACCAAGGAAGACGTGGTCATCTCGGACGAGTTGAACCACGCCAGCATCATCGACGGCTGCCGTCTCAGCCGGGCCACCATCAAGGTCTTTCCCCACAAGGACGTGGACGCCGCCAGACGGATCGTCAAGGATCTCCCGGCGTCGCAGCGCAAGCTCCTCATCACCGACGGCGTGTTCAGCATGGACGGCGACCTGGGGCCGCTTCCGGCGCTCTGCGACCTGGCCGAGGAAACCGGGTGCATCATGATGGTGGACGATGCGCATGCGAGCGGCGTGTTCGGGAAGAACGGGCGCGGCACGATCGACCATTTCGGCATGCACGGGCGGGTGGACGTCCAGGTCGGCACGCTGTCGAAAGCGGTCGGCTGTCTGGGCGGCTACGTCGCCGGCAGCCGCGACCTGATCGACTTTCTCTATCACCGGGCGCGCCCGTTCCTGTTCTCGACGTCGCATCCCCCCGCGGTGGTGCTCGCGTGCATCGCGGCGCTCGACGTGCTGATGGAAGAGCCGGAAATCATCGAACGGCTCTGGGACAACACTCGTTTCTTCAAAGAGGGGCTGCACCGGCTCGGCTTCGACACCGGCTTGAGCGAGAGCCCGATTACGCCGGTGATCGCCGGCGAAGGGGCGAAGGCGATGGAGCTGTCCGACAAGCTCTTCGAGCGCGGCGTCTTCGCGCAGGGAATCGCCTTCCCGACGGTGGCGCGCGACAAGGCCCGCGTGCGGACGATCGTGACCGCGACCCA
Encoded here:
- a CDS encoding DUF5658 family protein, with translation MRLPTARFADIVVVVFLVAQACDGVFTYVGVSLYGVGIEGNPLLAWLMTSIGEGPALAAAKMTAGAFGIALHLTAVHRILAALSAFYVAVAVLPWIAILFL
- a CDS encoding aminotransferase class I/II-fold pyridoxal phosphate-dependent enzyme; its protein translation is MRATAAIPVARRVSGFVYAIRNIVAEARKVEAAGKVVRYLNIGDPITFGFQTPPHMVAAVERAMRDGHNGYAPSVGILPAREAVAGELTRRGMPVTADRVVITSGTSEGIELTLTALAEAGDEVLIPSPTYPLYTAVLAKIGARPVFYRKDPANGWLPDVAEIARLVTPATRAIVVIDPNNPTGATYPDSVRRGLIEIADAHNLPLLADEVYGDLAYDGPVPPMASLYPDAPIVSFSSLSKAYLAPGWRAGWMAVGRTERLDDLLAAVKKLADGRLCSTGPMEHAIPAALNGDRSHEATFRAALRERAELTVARLNAIDGISTVPPSAAFYAMPRVALPEGATDEQYVLGLLRATGVLCVYGSGFGTRPEDGFFRVVFLASPPELAEIYDLVAGFTRDFLARGGSTRV
- a CDS encoding glycine C-acetyltransferase, translating into MRTDPLAYLGRELDALREQKLFRQLRILDGEQKAHTSVDHRSVVNLSSNNYLGLTTHPRLRQKALEAVEKYGVGTGSVRTIAGTMEIHMELERRLAEFKKVEKVVVFQSGFAANAGTVSAILTKEDVVISDELNHASIIDGCRLSRATIKVFPHKDVDAARRIVKDLPASQRKLLITDGVFSMDGDLGPLPALCDLAEETGCIMMVDDAHASGVFGKNGRGTIDHFGMHGRVDVQVGTLSKAVGCLGGYVAGSRDLIDFLYHRARPFLFSTSHPPAVVLACIAALDVLMEEPEIIERLWDNTRFFKEGLHRLGFDTGLSESPITPVIAGEGAKAMELSDKLFERGVFAQGIAFPTVARDKARVRTIVTATHTREDLQYALDAFAAVGREIGLI
- a CDS encoding AI-2E family transporter, with the protein product MTTRSVDEARALIRYAILMTALAGIVLWCAYIVRDVLLIVYVSIVLAIGFSPIVRIIERQRISVTKRFPRWLAILVLYLAILGTIALVVMLVFPPLVRQAQALWEKLPEMFERAQQFLISKGWLKEHLTMREAVERAPGGGGDAVGQVARTAASLAGGIFGVFTILILTFYMLVDSWALRESALRLLPKKHRARADAASRVVMVKVSAWLGGQLLLAGTIGATSAIGLWALGIPFFYVLALISAVGEMIPIVGPFLAAIPAIAVASTVSLQKVIVVIVFFVVQQQLENHILVPKIMSRQVGVSPVTVIVSLLIGGSLLGVVGALLAVPTAAILQVIAAEVLSDEELVSEK